The Chitinophaga lutea genome contains the following window.
TTCCAGCCGGTGTTTGACGTCTTTGGTGATTCGCAATACTTCGAGGAAGTCTTCGATGGGTTTATTTTTGTCAAGCTTACCGGCAAACCGGAGTTTTGTTAACGAGGGGTTATCGATCAGCACTTCCAGGTCGTACATCCGGTGGATAGCCTTGGAGAGCTCCGCAAGGCTGGCGCCGTTGTAATAGTACTCGCCCTGCATCCAGGCCAGCACTTCGGCCTGTTCGAAGCGGGCCACCTTCATGTCTGTATCTTTGCCCCAGGCTGCGGCCTGGCCGGGCTGCAGTATCTTTTCGGATGCGGCGCCCACGGCTTTGATGCTGCCGCGGACCAGGGAGGCGGTAATCCGGCCGGGCTCATAGGTGTTCACGTTGAAGGCCGTGCCCAGTACCCTGATTTCGCCGCCGGGGGTCCGTACGATGAAGGGCTTTTCGGCATTGCGGGCTACGTTAAAGTAAGCCTCGCCCTGTATTTCCACTTCCCGCACATTGCCGTTGAACGCGAAGGGGAACCGTAAGGTGGATGCGGAATTCAGCCATACCTCCGTACCGTCTGACAGAACGACCTTGTAATCTTTTTTGGCCGGGACCTCCAGCGTGCTCCACTGGCCCACGCCTCCGCTGCGTTGCTGGAACCGGAGGGCGTTGCCTTCCGTTTCGAGCTGTACATCGCCCACCAGCATTGACTTGTCGGGCTGCAGCGCCATCCGTTCCCCGTTGGAAAGCCGGAGGAGGATGTCGTACATTTTGATCTTCGGGGTTTCGGTGTTCTTGACGGCTGCCATCTCCCCGCCCTGCTGCCGGGAAGGCATCATGAACAGGTAGCCGGCAAACCCGACAAGGGCGGCCACGCAGGCGGCTGCCAGCCACCTGAATGCCCGCATATAGCGCATGGGCTCTCCCGTTTTTTCCATTACTTTTTCCGCCAGCTCGTTCCAGCGCTTGCTGGTGGGGCGGACGCGTAGTAGCTCGAGCATTTCCGGAGACCGGTACAGTTCGTCCAGTTCCTTACACATCTTCCGGATGCGGGGGTCTTGCATGGCAGCCTCCAGCTCTTTGTCCTCCTTTTCGGAGAGCGTACCCGTCAACTTCTGCAGGTACAATTGCCTGATGTATTCGAGATCTGCTTCCATATTTTTTTCGGGATCTATACTTAAGATGGATTTTTAAACCCTGTAGGGTGTATCGGAAGGTAAGGATTTTTCAGTTTCTGCACGGAACCATGCAAAAACGGAAGGGTAAAAATCGCCCGCTGCACCCTCACCGCAGCAACAAAACCCTCTACCAGCAAGCATCAGCGCATTCTTGCCATTTTCTGAACAGGCATGGAACGGCTTTTGGCATATTCCCGCCAAACAGCAACACATGAAACACCACCCGCAACCGGCTCCCGAAAAACACACCATGTATTACGCGATGGTCGCCGCGGTGACCCTTTCCATTCTTATTCAAATCGTTATAAAAATATTCCAATGATCAATCAATATGAAGTGCCCGCCCTGATCGAGGACACGCTTCCCCAGCTCCGCAAAGCGCTGCACCAGTTCCCGGCCGTTTTTCACATCTACGAAACGCTGCAGTGCCTGAACCAGTTCCTGTTACAGCAGCTCCGGAACAAAAATTATCCCCTGCTGGCGAAGAGCCTCGGCCTGGCCGGGAAATTATACGAAAGGGGCAACCCGCTCGTCCGGAAGGCGGTGCTCGATATCATCGTACCAGGTCTTTCCCGCGAAAAACTGCCGGACAACAGCAGCCAGCTCAAACTTTACTCGCTGATACCGGCCAATTTATATAACCAGTACATGCAACACCACCTGCATATCAACAGACAATAATGGAAACCGCTTCAATCAACACCGAAGACACCGTCCCGGACATCGCCGGAGACATCATCATCCGCACCGCACATGCCGGCGACGTACAGTATGCGGATGTGATTTCCGCCGAAATGGAATCGTCCGCAAAAGCCCGCGGAACAGGTATTTCAAAACGACCGCCTTCCCTCATCCGGGACAAAATCCTGCAGGGCAAAGCGGTTATAGCCGTGTGCAAAAACGGCCTGTGGGCCGGCTTCTCTTATCTGCAAACCTGGGAACACGGCGCCTTCGTGTCCAACAGCGGCCTCATCGTATCGCCCGCTTTCCGTGAAAAAGGAATTGCCGCCCTGATCAAGGAAAAAATTGTCCGGCTCTCCCGGCTGTTGTACCCCGCCGCGAAAATATGCAGCATCACCACCAGCGCGGCAGTCATGAAACTCAACAACCGGCTGGGATTCGAACCGGTGACCTATGCGGCGCTGCCGCAGGATCCCGCTTTCTGGGAAGGCTGCCGCAGTTGTGTGAATCATGGCATTCTCTGTTCGAAACAACGCCGCAACTGCCTGTGCACCGCGCTGCTGTTCACGCCTCCGCATGATTGATGTGGACATTTGAGACGGCGGGACCGTCTTAACGCTTCGCAGGCTCCGCCGTGTTCTTTTCCATGCTTTTTGTGTGCTCATTGGTAAAATGAAACAACCCCTGCATGAGGTGATTGCACCACACCCTTGTATTGTATGTCAATTGGCCGAATGTGAGACAACCCGTGTATGGTATGATTTCTCGCCTTTCATGCCTCATGTCCCAATTGGTGAAATGCGAGATCCCCCACATGATTTGATTTACTACACCTTTGATACCCTGTATGCCAATTGGCGAAATGTCAGACAATCCGTGTATGGGGTAATCTACCGCACACGGTTATGCCTCATATGCCAATTGGCAGGATGTGGGACAACCCGCGCATGATGCGATTCACCACACCTTTCATGCCCAGCATACCCATAGGTGAAATGTAAAACAGCATCTGCACAATGTGATTTTCCTCATCTCCCACGCCTGAAATGTGATGCCACCGGAAGCCCCCGCAACCCATCACCCTTCATCCCTCCTCACGCCTGCCCACAAAGCTTCTCACAGCTTTTGCACAATGGTGATTTCCACTAACTATGAACGCTAAAACGATTTATCTTTAGCCTAACAAAATCAATCACCCTAAGCATGAGAAGATGTTTCCTTATTCCCCTGTTGATCCTGCCGCCATTGCTGCGGGCGCAACAGCCGGTGCAATATGTCAGGCCCATCATCGGTACACAAAAGATGGGGCACACCTATCCCGGCGCCACCGTGCCTTTCGGCATGGTGCAACTGAGCCCGGACACAGACACCATTCCCTACGAAATGAATGGGAAGTACAACCCGGACGTATATAAATACTGTGCGGGTTACCAGTACACCGACAAAACCATCGTCGGTTTCAGTCACACCCACTTCAGCGGCACCGGCCACTCCGACCTTGGCGACTTCCTGCTGATGCCCACCACCGGCCCGTTACAGCTGAACCCCGGCACGGCAGACAAACCGGAAAACGGCTACCGCTCCCGGTTCTCGCACGAAAACGAAACCGCCGAGGCCGCCTATTACAAAGTGAAGCTCGACGATCATAACATCCTCGCAGAGCTCACCGCCACCAACCGTGTAGGGTTCCACCAGTATACGTTCCCGCAGCAAAGCGAGGCGCATGTCATCCTCGACCTGATGGCCGGTATCTACAATTACGGCAGCAAAAACGTGTGGACGTTCGTACGTGTGGAAAACGATACGCTCATCACCGGCTACCGCCAGACCAGCGGCTGGGCGCGCACCCGCACCCTGTATTTTGCGATGACGTTTTCGAAACCCATTAAAAAATACGGCCACCAGAACTACGACACCAGCGTGTACAAAGGGTTCTACCGCAAATTCGACCAGGCCGTCAACTTCCCTGAAATGGCGGGCCGCCGCATCAGAGCCTGGTTCGACTTCGACACCAGAGCAGGCGAAAAACTGCAGGTGAAATTCGCGCTCTCCCCCGTGAGCACGGCCGGCGCGCTGAAGAACCTCGCCGCCGAAGCACCGGGCTGGGACTTCGACGCCGTGAAAAAACAGGGGCAGGAAGCATGGAACAAGGAACTGTCCAAAGTGCAGGTGAAAGCGCTGTCGAACGACGACCTTGTCAACTTCTACACCGCGCTGTACCACACCTACCTGAGCCCTACCACCTACATGGATGTGGACGGCAGCTACCGCGGCCTCGACCAGCTGACCCACCAGGCCGCCGGCTTCACCAACTATACCACGTTTTCGCTGTGGGACACCTACCGCGCCCTGCACCCGCTGTTCAACGTGCTGCAGCCCAAACGCAATGCGGATATGGTGCGCTCCATGCTGGAACACTACAACCAGAGCGTACACAAGATGCTGCCCGTATGGAGCCATCACGCCAACGAAAACTGGTGCATGATCGGCTACCACAGCGTTTCCGTGATCGCAGACGCCATCGTGAAAGGCAACATCCAGGGGTACGACGCCATGCAGGCGCTGGAAGCATGCGCCGCCACGGCCCGCTACAAAAAATACGACGGCCTGGAATATTACATGGAACAGGGTTATGTGCCGGAAGATAAAAACAGCTACGCCGTGTCCAAAACGCTGGAGTATGCGTACGACGACTGGGCGATTGCACAAGCCGCGCAAAAACTCGGCAGAACGGACCTCTACAACGAGTTCATCAAACGCTCGCTGAATTACCGCAATGTGTTCGACGCCGCTACCGGCTTCATGCGGCCCAGGCTCGCCAATGGCACGTTCCGCAAGGAATTCGACGTGCTCAGCACCCACGGCCAGGGTTTCATCGAAGGCAACGCCTGGAACTACAGCCTCTACGTACCGCAGTATCCCGCGGAAATGATCGCGATGATGGGCGGCAAAAAACAGTTCACCCGCCACCTCGATTCACTGTTTACCATGCACCTCCCGGATGCTTTTTTTGCAGAAACGGAAGACATCACCCGCGACGGCATCATCGGCAACTACGTGCACGGCAACGAACCGGCCCACCACGTGGCCTACCTCTACAACTGGACGGATGCGCCCTGGAAAACACAGGAACGGGTGCGGATGATTTTGCAGAAAATGTACAAACCCACCTCCGACGGGCTTGGCGGCAACGACGACTGCGGGCAGATGAGCGCCTGGTACCTCTTCAGCACACTGGGCTTTTACCCCGTAGCACCCGGTTCAACGGCCTACGCGCTGGGCAGCCCCGCCATCCGGACGGCCACCCTGCAGCTTGAAAACGGCAACACCTTTACAGTGGAAGCTGTGAACCAGGGCGTGGAAAATGTATATGTGAAAAAAGTGGAGCTGAACGGAAAACCGCTGCAGCAAAGATTTATCAGCCACAGCGATATCATGAACGGCGGAAAGCTGGTATTTTATATGGACCGCAAAGCGGTGAAGTGAACATAAAAAAAACATCCCGAAGAATCGGGATGTAATGTCTACAGTGAACAATGAAATAGCAAAGTTGCTACTATTCCAGGATCTTGATTATTTGTTAGCTGTTGAATACGAATACGGAAACGCCTCCTCTTTTGTGCCCCTTGTTTTCTCCGGCTGCGCGCCCATGTTAACCCGCATCACACCACCCTGCTGGATGGCTTCGTGGCTGATCCAGTTCTTCGTATGTGGCTTCCCGTTCAGCAGTACGCTTTGCGTATAAAGGTTGGTAGCACTGTTGCCCGGCGCTTCAATCACAAAACGTTTCCCGTTTTCGAGGGTGACGGTGGTTTTCGGGAATAACGGCGCACCCAGCACATACTGGTCGGTACCGGGGCATACGGGATAAAAGCCCATCGCCGTAAATACATACCAGGCGGACGTTTGCCCGTTATCTTCATCACCGCAATAACCGTCGGGGCCAGCGTGGTACAGTTTATCCATCACCTGGCGCAGCCAGTACTGGGCTTTCCAGGGCTGGCCGGCGTAGTTGTACAGGTAAATCATATGCTGAATGGGCTGGTTGCCGTGCGCATACTGGCCCATGTTGCTGATCTGCATCTCCCGGATTTCGTGGATCACGCTGCCGTAGTAACTTTCGTCGTACACCGGCGCCATCACGAATACGGAATCGAGCATGCGCGCAAATTGTTCGCGCCCGCCCATCAGGCCCGCCAGGCCCTGCACGTCGTGGAATACAGACCAGGTGTAGTGCCAGCTGTTCCCTTCCGTGAAAGCATCGCCCCATTTGAAAGGATTGAAAGGCGCCTGGAATTTGCCGTCTTTGTTTTTACCCCGCATCAGTTTAGTTTCCGGGTCGAAGATGTTGCGGAAGTACTGGCTGCGTTTGGCGAAACGGTCTATTTCCGCCTGCGGGCGTTTGAGCGCAACGGCCAGTTTGTAAATCGTAAAGTCGTCGTATGCATACTCGAGCGTGCGGGCGGCGTTTTCGTTCACGTTTACATCATACGGCACATATCCCAGCTCGTTGTAGTATTTCACCCCTTTGCGGCCTACAGACGAGAGCGGGCCTTCGTTTTCGGAGTTTTTGAGGATGGCTTCGTAGAGGGTGTTGATGTCGAACCCGCGGATACCTTTCAGGTAAGCGTCTGCAATGATGGCGGCGGAGTTGGAGCCGATCATGCAGTCGCGGTGACCCGGACTGGCCCACTCCGGCAGCCAGCCGCTTTCTTTATACGTATTGGCCAAACCTTCCATGATATGGCTGTCCAGCTCCGGATACATGAGGGTGAAGAAAGGAAATACCGCCCTGAAGGTGTCCCAGAAACCGTTATCTGTAAACATATAACCGGGCAGCACCTGGCCGTTGTACGGGCTGTAATGCACGATGCGGTTTTGCGCATCGTACTCATAGAATTTGCGGGGGAAAAGCAGCACCCGGTACAGGCAGGAATAAAACGTGCGTACCTGGTCTGCCGTGCCGCCTTCCACCAATATGCGGCCCAGTTCTTTGTTCCAGGCGGCTTTGGCTTTCTGCTGCGTAGCGGCGAAGTGATCTTTTCCGATCTCGCGTTCGAGGTTGAGCGCGGCCTGTTCGAAACTGATGAACGAAGAGGCCACTTTTACGTGCACCTTTTCGCCTTTGCCGGTCTTAAACCCGACTACCGCGCCAACATGGCCCGCTTTCAGTTCGAGGGTATCGCCGGCGAGGCGGCTGCCGTTCCAGGTGTGCGCGACATTAAAAGGTTTGTCGAACACCAGCACGAAATAATTTTTGAAGTTCTCCGGCACGCCGCCGCTGTTGCGGGTGGTGTAGCCGATGATCTTGTTTTCTTTGGGAATGACTTTGATATAGGAACCTTTGTCGAAAGCATCCACCACTACAAACGCACTGTCTGTACGGGGGAAGGTGAAACGGAACTGCGCCGCTCTTTCAGTAGGGGTAATTTCGGTGGTTACATCGGCGTCTGCCAGGTACACGCTGTAATAATACGGTTTGGCGGTTTCCGCTTTGTGGGAATACCAGCTGGCCCGCTCGTCCTGCGTAAACTTCAGCTTGCCGGTAACGGGCATGATGGAAAACTGGCCGTAATCGTTGATCCAGGGAGAGGGCTGGTGGGTCTGTTTGAAGCCGCGGATTTTGTCGGCGCTGTACTGGTAGGCCCATCCGTTCCCCATCGTGTTGGTCTGGGGCATCCAGAAGTTCATGCCCCATGGTGTGGCGATGGCGGGATAGGTGTTGCCGTTAGACAAACTCCCTTTCGAGTCTGTACCCATCAGGGGGTTCACCCATTCTACCGGGTCCGTGATTTTTGAAACTGTTTGCGCTTGGAGGGCCGGAGCTATTGCATAGGTGGCCAGGAAGAGCATCCATCCGATCTTTTTCATTGCCTTGACGTGATATTTTATTGCAAAATCGATTTTGTTAGGAAAAAAGGGGCCGGCCCAGGATTGGGCCAGCCGTTAGATGCTACTCTTTATTGTTTGTATGATAAGCACTTGTTTATAAAAAGAACAGTTATTCGTAACCGGGATTCTGCTTCAGGTTCTTGTTCAGGATCATCTGATTGTATGGGATGGGGAAAAGCTCCCATTTCGCCTGTCCTGAAGCCGGGTGATCCCACCAGGAGGCGGTTGTGAACTTCCCGAACCTGATCATGTCTGTTCTTCTTTTCCCCTCAAAAATAAACTCGCGGCCGCGTTCTGCCAAGAATTCGTCCAAAGTTAATTTTGCAACTGTATAAGCCTCTGTGGGCCAATCTGTTGCAGAGAAGGCCCTTTTGCGTACCGTGTTCACCAGGTCCACTACCTCGGCTGTTGCCACCCCGCCGTTCTTGCGCATGAGGGCCTCGGCCTTGTTATAATAGATCTCCGCCAGGCGGTACAGCACAAAATCGTTGTTCCAGTAAACATTGGAGGTTTGCACTCCGGGGCGGTACTTGTTAAAGCGTGCGCCGCTGTTCTCTTCTCCCCTCGTCATGCCACCAGGGCCGGTTTCGCCTTCGGTATTGCGGCGTATCTCTTTCACGAACACCAGCGGTTTGCCGGCGTATTCCTCTGTCCCTTTCACGATACTGTCGTTGAAGTTGGTGCGGAAAGCCACATCAATTTTGGCGGTATCGATCAGCAGCCAGTTCTTTCTCCGGAGGTCTTTAGCTGAAAATGCATCAAAAGCCGTGGGAATCACCACGATACCGTTATTTCCGTTAAAGTTTGCATTATACAGCTTTTTTTGCTCATAATGCCATAGATCCCCGTTCCAGCCGAAACGGAAGTTGCCCACCGTGTAGTCGTAGGTGATCTGGAAAAGGTTCTCCGGGGAGAGGTGGTTCATGTTGTCGAACGGCTTGAGCAGGTCTGTTTCCAGTGCAGGCGCCCCACCGGACAGGGAACCGCAGGAACCGTCGAGAATCTTGTTACAGGCGGCCACACAATCGTCCCAGCGCGGCGTACCGGCCCATTTTTCGGCATTCAGGTACAGTTCTGCCAGCATTGCATAACCGGCGGCCCGGGTTACACGGCCCACCAGCGAGGGGGCGAGTTTGGGCAGCAGGTCCACGTTTTCCTTCAGCTCTTTTTCGATAAAGGCCCATACGTCTTTGCGCGGGGCGTTCTCGGGACTGATGGGCACACCCACCTCGGTCACGATGGGAATGTTCCCATACAGGTCCATCAGTTTCAGGTAATGCCAGGCGCGCAGCACCTTGGTTTCCGCGATGATGGCGGCTTTATCCTCGTCCGTCATCCCAATCGTCTTGAAGTCGATGGCAGACAGGTCTTTGATGGTGTTGTTACAAAAACCCATCCCCCAGAACATCAGGCGCCAGGGGTTCCAGGCGTTGTTGTCGTTGGCGATCCAGGCGTGGTTGTGAAGACGGATCCAGTCGCCGCCGTCAAAACCGTGGCGGCCTTTCTGGGGCCAGGCCAGCTGGTCGGCAGACAGTTCGTTCACCCGCCAGTAACCCACCTGCCCTGTGGGCGCAGCCCAGGCATTGGCGTGGGTGAACGGGCGCAGTACGGCCGCCATTACCTCCGTCCGGTTTTTGTAGAAGTTTTCAGCGGGAATTTCGCTGTATACCTTTTCTTCCAGGTTCGTGCAGGCGCCTGCTCCCAACATCAGGGAAACCAGGCCCGGCAGGATATATTTCTTTTGCATGTTCTTCAGTTTTAAAAAATTCTAAAATCCGATGTTCAAACCAATGGTGTAAGACCTTGTTCTGGGATAGAAGCCGCGGGCGTCGATACCCGTGGTGAGGCCGTTATCTTCCAGTTCGGGATCAAGCCCGCTGTACTTGGTAAACGTGGCCACGTTGCGGCCGGCCGCGTAAATGCGGATGCTGCGGATGTAATCGGACTTCAGTTTGAAGCTATAGCCGAGGGCGATGTTGTC
Protein-coding sequences here:
- a CDS encoding FecR family protein; translation: MEADLEYIRQLYLQKLTGTLSEKEDKELEAAMQDPRIRKMCKELDELYRSPEMLELLRVRPTSKRWNELAEKVMEKTGEPMRYMRAFRWLAAACVAALVGFAGYLFMMPSRQQGGEMAAVKNTETPKIKMYDILLRLSNGERMALQPDKSMLVGDVQLETEGNALRFQQRSGGVGQWSTLEVPAKKDYKVVLSDGTEVWLNSASTLRFPFAFNGNVREVEIQGEAYFNVARNAEKPFIVRTPGGEIRVLGTAFNVNTYEPGRITASLVRGSIKAVGAASEKILQPGQAAAWGKDTDMKVARFEQAEVLAWMQGEYYYNGASLAELSKAIHRMYDLEVLIDNPSLTKLRFAGKLDKNKPIEDFLEVLRITKDVKHRLEGNTLHLF
- a CDS encoding DUF7674 family protein, which translates into the protein MINQYEVPALIEDTLPQLRKALHQFPAVFHIYETLQCLNQFLLQQLRNKNYPLLAKSLGLAGKLYERGNPLVRKAVLDIIVPGLSREKLPDNSSQLKLYSLIPANLYNQYMQHHLHINRQ
- a CDS encoding N-acetyltransferase, encoding METASINTEDTVPDIAGDIIIRTAHAGDVQYADVISAEMESSAKARGTGISKRPPSLIRDKILQGKAVIAVCKNGLWAGFSYLQTWEHGAFVSNSGLIVSPAFREKGIAALIKEKIVRLSRLLYPAAKICSITTSAAVMKLNNRLGFEPVTYAALPQDPAFWEGCRSCVNHGILCSKQRRNCLCTALLFTPPHD
- a CDS encoding GH92 family glycosyl hydrolase is translated as MRRCFLIPLLILPPLLRAQQPVQYVRPIIGTQKMGHTYPGATVPFGMVQLSPDTDTIPYEMNGKYNPDVYKYCAGYQYTDKTIVGFSHTHFSGTGHSDLGDFLLMPTTGPLQLNPGTADKPENGYRSRFSHENETAEAAYYKVKLDDHNILAELTATNRVGFHQYTFPQQSEAHVILDLMAGIYNYGSKNVWTFVRVENDTLITGYRQTSGWARTRTLYFAMTFSKPIKKYGHQNYDTSVYKGFYRKFDQAVNFPEMAGRRIRAWFDFDTRAGEKLQVKFALSPVSTAGALKNLAAEAPGWDFDAVKKQGQEAWNKELSKVQVKALSNDDLVNFYTALYHTYLSPTTYMDVDGSYRGLDQLTHQAAGFTNYTTFSLWDTYRALHPLFNVLQPKRNADMVRSMLEHYNQSVHKMLPVWSHHANENWCMIGYHSVSVIADAIVKGNIQGYDAMQALEACAATARYKKYDGLEYYMEQGYVPEDKNSYAVSKTLEYAYDDWAIAQAAQKLGRTDLYNEFIKRSLNYRNVFDAATGFMRPRLANGTFRKEFDVLSTHGQGFIEGNAWNYSLYVPQYPAEMIAMMGGKKQFTRHLDSLFTMHLPDAFFAETEDITRDGIIGNYVHGNEPAHHVAYLYNWTDAPWKTQERVRMILQKMYKPTSDGLGGNDDCGQMSAWYLFSTLGFYPVAPGSTAYALGSPAIRTATLQLENGNTFTVEAVNQGVENVYVKKVELNGKPLQQRFISHSDIMNGGKLVFYMDRKAVK
- a CDS encoding GH92 family glycosyl hydrolase, whose protein sequence is MKKIGWMLFLATYAIAPALQAQTVSKITDPVEWVNPLMGTDSKGSLSNGNTYPAIATPWGMNFWMPQTNTMGNGWAYQYSADKIRGFKQTHQPSPWINDYGQFSIMPVTGKLKFTQDERASWYSHKAETAKPYYYSVYLADADVTTEITPTERAAQFRFTFPRTDSAFVVVDAFDKGSYIKVIPKENKIIGYTTRNSGGVPENFKNYFVLVFDKPFNVAHTWNGSRLAGDTLELKAGHVGAVVGFKTGKGEKVHVKVASSFISFEQAALNLEREIGKDHFAATQQKAKAAWNKELGRILVEGGTADQVRTFYSCLYRVLLFPRKFYEYDAQNRIVHYSPYNGQVLPGYMFTDNGFWDTFRAVFPFFTLMYPELDSHIMEGLANTYKESGWLPEWASPGHRDCMIGSNSAAIIADAYLKGIRGFDINTLYEAILKNSENEGPLSSVGRKGVKYYNELGYVPYDVNVNENAARTLEYAYDDFTIYKLAVALKRPQAEIDRFAKRSQYFRNIFDPETKLMRGKNKDGKFQAPFNPFKWGDAFTEGNSWHYTWSVFHDVQGLAGLMGGREQFARMLDSVFVMAPVYDESYYGSVIHEIREMQISNMGQYAHGNQPIQHMIYLYNYAGQPWKAQYWLRQVMDKLYHAGPDGYCGDEDNGQTSAWYVFTAMGFYPVCPGTDQYVLGAPLFPKTTVTLENGKRFVIEAPGNSATNLYTQSVLLNGKPHTKNWISHEAIQQGGVMRVNMGAQPEKTRGTKEEAFPYSYSTANK
- a CDS encoding RagB/SusD family nutrient uptake outer membrane protein, with product MQKKYILPGLVSLMLGAGACTNLEEKVYSEIPAENFYKNRTEVMAAVLRPFTHANAWAAPTGQVGYWRVNELSADQLAWPQKGRHGFDGGDWIRLHNHAWIANDNNAWNPWRLMFWGMGFCNNTIKDLSAIDFKTIGMTDEDKAAIIAETKVLRAWHYLKLMDLYGNIPIVTEVGVPISPENAPRKDVWAFIEKELKENVDLLPKLAPSLVGRVTRAAGYAMLAELYLNAEKWAGTPRWDDCVAACNKILDGSCGSLSGGAPALETDLLKPFDNMNHLSPENLFQITYDYTVGNFRFGWNGDLWHYEQKKLYNANFNGNNGIVVIPTAFDAFSAKDLRRKNWLLIDTAKIDVAFRTNFNDSIVKGTEEYAGKPLVFVKEIRRNTEGETGPGGMTRGEENSGARFNKYRPGVQTSNVYWNNDFVLYRLAEIYYNKAEALMRKNGGVATAEVVDLVNTVRKRAFSATDWPTEAYTVAKLTLDEFLAERGREFIFEGKRRTDMIRFGKFTTASWWDHPASGQAKWELFPIPYNQMILNKNLKQNPGYE